A window from Manis javanica isolate MJ-LG chromosome 10, MJ_LKY, whole genome shotgun sequence encodes these proteins:
- the LOC108408504 gene encoding glycosylation-dependent cell adhesion molecule 1-like → MKFFIILLLASLASTSLAVLNAAQIIPSSLPRKDHVSSEDISKEPSISREELVSEEDVIKSPRIPENRQPDLLHSVLRKASFGNAALQLEETTELTAKAATTSEGKLAKIGHKIGKNLDKTVKETMNYLKSLLPHAYEVMRSS, encoded by the exons ATGAAATTCTTCATCATCCTGCTGCTGGCCAGCTTAGCCTCCACCTCTCTTGCTGTCCTGAATG CTGCCCAGATCATCCCCAGCAGCCTCCCTAGAAAAGACCATGTCTCCAGTGAGGACATTTCTAAGGAGCCTTCCATCTCCAGAGAAGAGCTGGTTTCTGAAGAGGATGTGATCAAATCTCCCAGGATCCCAGAGAATCGACAACCGGATCTGCTTCACTCCGTGCTCCGGAAGGCCAGTTTCGGAAATGCTGCCCTTCAGTTAGAAGAGACTACAGAACTCACTGCCAAGGCTG CAACCACCTCAGAGGGAAAACTGGCCAAGATAGGCCATAAAATCGGAAAAAATCTGGACaaaacagtgaaagaaaccatGAACTATCTGAAAAGCCTCCTCCCTCATGCCTATGAAGTCATGAGGTCCTCATGA